A DNA window from Betta splendens chromosome 6, fBetSpl5.4, whole genome shotgun sequence contains the following coding sequences:
- the pgpep1l gene encoding pyroglutamyl-peptidase 1 isoform X2: MDRGEVVVVTGFGAFREFLVNPSWTAAQGLKSVGLGEWTVYVKELPLAVHLGVARGSGVIILEQSGKNCHYRDKDVCGFCPESHCCVQGGPDQLDSVIDMRAVARRFQRAGVDVVYSRDAGGYLCDFAYYLSLYHGQRRAALIHVPSGGGPASAHRLVPLLQSIIQTALCQLDSSQTA, from the exons ATGGACAGAGGCGAAGTTGTGGTCGTTACCG GGTTTGGAGCGTTCAGGGAGTTTTTGGTGAACCCGAGCTGGACGGCAGCTCAG GGGTTGAAGTCAGTCGGACTGGGGGAGTGGACTGTTTACGTCAAGGAGTTACCT ttgGCTGTACACCTGGGCGTGGCCAGAGGTTCCGGTGTCATCATCCTGGAACAATCAGGGAAGAACTGCCACTACAGGGACAAAGACGTGTGTGGTTTCTGTCCCGAGAGTCACTGCTGCGTTCAAGGGGGACCGGACCAACTGGACTCGGTCATTGACATGAGGGCCGTCGCCAGGCGCTTCCAACGAGCAGGGGTGGACGTCGTGTACTCCAGAGATGCTGGAGG GTATCTGTGTGACTTCGCCTACTACCTGTCGCTGTACCACGGTCAGAGGAGAGCAGCCCTCATCCACGTGCCGTCAGGCGGCGGCCCGGCCTCGGCCCACAGGCTGgtgcctctgctgcagagcaTCATCCAGACGGCGCTCTGTCAGCTGGACTCCTCACAAACAGCATGA
- the pgpep1l gene encoding pyroglutamyl-peptidase 1 isoform X1, producing MDRGEVVVVTGFGAFREFLVNPSWTAAQGLKSVGLGEWTVYVKELPVSYVKTQQIITEIWKTIKPKLAVHLGVARGSGVIILEQSGKNCHYRDKDVCGFCPESHCCVQGGPDQLDSVIDMRAVARRFQRAGVDVVYSRDAGGYLCDFAYYLSLYHGQRRAALIHVPSGGGPASAHRLVPLLQSIIQTALCQLDSSQTA from the exons ATGGACAGAGGCGAAGTTGTGGTCGTTACCG GGTTTGGAGCGTTCAGGGAGTTTTTGGTGAACCCGAGCTGGACGGCAGCTCAG GGGTTGAAGTCAGTCGGACTGGGGGAGTGGACTGTTTACGTCAAGGAGTTACCTGTGAGTTACGTTAAGACTCAGCAGATTATTACGGAAATATGGAAAACCATAAAGCCAAAG ttgGCTGTACACCTGGGCGTGGCCAGAGGTTCCGGTGTCATCATCCTGGAACAATCAGGGAAGAACTGCCACTACAGGGACAAAGACGTGTGTGGTTTCTGTCCCGAGAGTCACTGCTGCGTTCAAGGGGGACCGGACCAACTGGACTCGGTCATTGACATGAGGGCCGTCGCCAGGCGCTTCCAACGAGCAGGGGTGGACGTCGTGTACTCCAGAGATGCTGGAGG GTATCTGTGTGACTTCGCCTACTACCTGTCGCTGTACCACGGTCAGAGGAGAGCAGCCCTCATCCACGTGCCGTCAGGCGGCGGCCCGGCCTCGGCCCACAGGCTGgtgcctctgctgcagagcaTCATCCAGACGGCGCTCTGTCAGCTGGACTCCTCACAAACAGCATGA
- the synm gene encoding synemin: MLPFKRTFESEKLQLQELNGRLAQYLSRTKQLEQENARLVAEIQQLKQTRTPEWEARYKAEVRDMRRTVEQLSFEKSRAEMEREKLWRDLQVVRSACSEHSDACRGLSGELQGCEKELQHAHKTNDELQQRLLHLQGQCKRLEDAHRRDAERARLQAESRAAPVVARTHRGPPVASAEEVQEYARGLSEGWMETFEGYQRRVEAMEQAAKADQARLLELQREKTLYAAELDKLRAQAEKQGRVQLRLEEELMLMQDRCRVDFGEYQMIIEQLERERNMMADAMEEKMRELQHLLQVKMDLGMEVAAYRALLEGQRLDAHDAHRRVNQHQRERIIDIKMSPQPFTTRASTLTTRQHMEVKYTPPSSSLRRCPVPSSGSRSPSRVIPISVAGRAQHQSPASRRDMISFTKSRAAPAPAEAKQTGPSGKPIGAAQKTATTEEKRVEINQGPPMENEISRSTSSTAEIKSVRVVSPHMSGTESPKKVPDEGEKGRVHADRTDSTTGPREQKVLGSVSVEEIIEKVMKPAGLEAHVCSSGDSKVRYNVEKTELEDGTTKTQIVLESKVEEELDVSEESTLDQLLSQGVKKVTLEDVKATAAGSMIQNLLSSLQGVDDLQNKSVNVEIIEEPVVSLSDEELEVERGLSASSPYFQIEELENAPHGAFLQRSDDNAGKSTGDTGHPQAGSVHVQHSSTEGESLCFSHEPHEYFVSTPDDHLSEPEDGGGITSYGHYGIVDDLSDERYYQDEGLPPKRLTLEDGDEYKYLGGDHSFGKESFPECIIEEEVRVSPIVQESVLEFLREDSLEPKEQLKGALETIQGSVSGPLREELAFLTKMSSDSPQNVAINVKKVQQSSGNGTTTIVAELNVSQTLEDSGLLEAGEELSEEQIMAALRSSNLGLEDVFQGGMGGGYSLRVSTEESAVRGGELEGLVHHPEQGKVGPTETSFTFQTAPAEHTLEVPEQDSQEKRVATLYLESPQDE, translated from the exons ATGTTGCCCTTCAAGAGAACTTTTGAGAGCGAGAAactccagctgcaggagctcaacGGCAGACTCGCCCAGTATCTGTCCAGGAcgaagcagctggagcaggaaaaCGCGCGTCTCGTGGCTGaaatccagcagctgaagcagacgcGGACGCCGGAGTGGGAGGCGAGGTACAAGGCGGAGGTGCGGGACATGAGGAGGACGGTGGAGCAGCTGTCGTTCGAGAAGTCCCGGGcggagatggagagggagaagcTGTGGCGCGACCTGCAGGTGGTCCGCTCCGCGTGCAGCGAGCACAGCGACGCGTGCAGGGGCCTCAGCGGCGAGCTCCAGGGCTGCGAGAAGGAGCTCCAGCACGCGCACAAGACCAACGACGAgctccagcagcgcctgctccaTCTGCAGGGCCAGTGCAAGCGCTTGGAGGACGCGCACCGGCGGGACGCGGAGCGCGCGCGGCTGCAGGCGGAGTCCCGGGCGGCGCCCGTCGTCGCGCGCACCCACCGCGGGCCGCCGGTCGCCTCCgcggaggaggtgcaggagtaCGCGCGCGGCCTGTCCgagggatggatggagacgTTCGAGGGGTACCAGCGGCGGGTGGAGGCGATGGAGCAGGCCGCCAAAGCGGACCAGGcgaggctgctggagctgcagagggagaagacGCTGTACGCCGCGGAGTTGGACAAGTTGCGCGCGCAGGCGGAGAAACAGGGCCGGGTCCAGCTGCGCCTGGAGGAGgaactgatgctgatgcaggaCAGATGTCGCGTCGACTTCGGCGAATACCAG ATGATTATTGAGCAGCTGGAGCGTGAGAGGAACATGATGGCCGACGCGATGGAAGAGAAGATGAGGGAGCTTCAGCATCTCCTCCAGGTTAAGATGGACCTGGGCATGGAGGTGGCCGCCTACAG GGCTCTGCTGGAGGGTCAGAGATTGGATGCACACGATGCTCACAGGAGGGTGAACCAACATCAGAGAGAAAGAATAATAG ataTCAAGATGTCTCCCCAACCCTTCACAACGAGAGCTTCCACCTTGACCACGAGGCAGCATATGGAGGTCAAGTACACGCCGCCGAGCTCCAGCCTGAGGAGGTGCCCGGTGCCGTCCTCTGGCTCCAGAAGCCCCTCCAGGGTCATTCCTATTTCAGTCGCAGGTAGAGCTCAGCATCAGAGTCCCGCATCCAGGAGGGACATGATATCGTTCACCAAATCTCGGGCCGCCCCCGCCCCCGCTGAAGCCAAGCAAACGGGTCCGAGTGGCAAACCCATCGGCGCTGCGCAGAAAACTGCAACGACGGAGGAGAAGCGTGTGGAAATCAACCAGGGGCCTCCGATGGAGAACGAAATCAGCCGCAGCACGTCCTCCACCGCTGAGATTAAATCAGTGAGAGTGGTGTCGCCGCACATGAGCGGGACGGAAAGTCCAAAGAAAGTGCCGGACGAAGGAGAGAAAGGCCGCGTTCATGCGGATCGAACAGATTCCACCACGGGCCCGAGGGAACAAAAGGTTCTAGGTTCTGTGTCTGTAGAGGAGATCATTGAGAAGGTGATGAAGCCCGCAGGTTTGGAAGCTCACGTTTGCTCATCAGGAGACTCCAAGGTCAGATATAACGTAGAGAAGACTGAGCTGGAGGACGGCACCACCAAGACACAGATTGTGCTGGAGtccaaggtggaggaggagctggacgtGTCTGAGGAGTCCACCCTGGACCAGCTGCTGAGCCAAGGCGTGAAGAAGGTGACCCTGGAGGACGTGAAggccacagcagcaggcagcatgATCCAGAACCTGCTCAGCAGCCTGCAGGGAGTGGACGACCTGCAGAACAAGTCGGTGAACGTGGAAATCATCGAGGAGCCCGTGGTGTCTCTCAGCGACGAGGAGCTAGAAGTTGAACGGGGGTTGAGCGCGAGCTCGCCTTATTTTCAGATTGAGGAGCTAGAAAATGCCCCGCATGGTGCTTTCCTCCAACGGAGCGATGATAACGCTGGCAAATCCACCGGTGACACAGGACATCCCCAGGCTGGATCCGTCCACGTCCAACACAGCTCCACAGAAGGTGAATCGTTGTGCTTCTCTCATGAGCCTCATGAGTATTTTGTCTCCACGCCTGACGATCATCTTTCTGAACCCGAGGACGGCGGTGGCATTACATCGTACGGCCATTACGGCATCGTGGATGACCTGTCGGACGAGCGGTATTATCAGGACGAAGGCCTTCCACCCAAAAGACTGACTCTGGAGGACGGCGATGAGTACAAATACTTGGGAGGAGATCACTCGTTCGGCAAAGAGAGTTTCCCAGAATGCATCATTGAAGAAGAGGTGCGTGTGTCCCCCATAGTACAGGAGTCAGTGCTAGAGTTCCTGAGAGAGGACTCGCTGGAGCccaaagagcagctgaagggAGCTCTAGAGACGATCCAGGGCTCCGTGTCGggtcctctgagggaggagTTGGCTTTTCTCACCAAAATGAGCAGCGACAGTCCCCAGAATGTGGCCATCAACGTCAAAAAGGTGCAGCAGTCGAGTGGCAACGGCACCACCACCATCGTCGCAGAACTGAATGTCTCGCAAACCCTGGAGGACTCGGGGCTGttggaggcgggggaggagctCTCCGAGGAGCAGATAATGGCGGCCCTCCGGTCATCGAACCTGGGGCTGGAGGACGTCTTCCAGGGCGGGATGGGAGGAGGCTACAGCCTCAGAGTCTCCACGGAGGAGAGCGCCGTGCGTGGAGGCGAGCTGGAAGGCCTCGTTCATCATCCAGAACAGGGCAAAGTGGGGCCCACGGAGACGTCCTTCACCTTCCAGACGGCGCCGGCGGagcacacgctggaggtccCAGAGCAGGACTCACAGGAGAAAAGGGTCGCTACGCTCTACCTTGAAAGCCCCCAAGATGAATGA
- the ttc23 gene encoding tetratricopeptide repeat protein 23 isoform X2, protein MDGAQPGTKTRSRSFDSPTEGGGADLGSDALRASATHCAKKEPAIIPPEEKLKHFEEQARMHEGSGEDLVHCVALTRLVHGKEHLEVAQAHGRLAEAYLRLKGWGPQAQEHSARAREALPFCPVASCSAHTLQLLLHTHLTAGGAALLTHTLEEAQSSFLEAEQILGALRRRGGVSEEEEVKTQLRISAGLCRVYRGQNRPDKALNQCEKSLQLLRDCEKPEETCSVYRDMAAIEQGKGQLDRAMEHLSKAHAIAMSHIPEQLEGARVSHSLALVVSAAAERSASAAQYFEQSLAAYEASVGRQDPAFLAAQDDFCHFLLLSGQQERCVGIQQASLASKRSTFGDLSAEVADTLQLIASVEMSEGRMRQAYKTMAECLEVQSLLYGPQHKKTQATQQAVEMLARAPEVAEAPQKQSRRTTWQ, encoded by the exons ATGGACGGAGCTCAACCAGGCACGAAAACACGAAGCAGGTCCTTCGATTCGCCAACTGA GGGCGGGGGTGCGGACCTCGGTTCCGATGCGTTGAGGGCCTCAGCGACCCACTGTGCTAAGAAGGAACCGGCAATTATTCCACCGGAAGAAAAACTCAAACACTTTGAGGAACAAGCCCGGATGCACGAGGGCAGCGGGGAG GACCTTGTTCACTGCGTGGCTCTGACCAGACTCGTCCACGGGAAGGAGCACCTGGAAGTGGCCCAGGCCCACGGCAGACTGGCTGAGGCCTACTTACGTCTCAAAG gCTGGGGACCGCAGGCCCAGGAGCACTCAGCCCGGGCCAGGGAGGCGCTGCCCTTCTGCCCCGTGGCCTCCTGCTCAGcgcacacgctgcagctcctcctgcacacacacctcaccgCGGGGGGCGCCGCGCTGCTCACTCACAC TCTGGAGGAGGCTCAGTCCTCCTttctggaggcagagcagattCTCGGGGCACTTCGTCGCCGCGGCGGcgtcagcgaggaggaggaggtgaaaacCCAGCTGAGGATCTCAGCCGGCCTGTGCAG AGTCTACAGGGGCCAGAACAGACCAGACAAAGCCCTGAACCAGTGTGAGAAGTCGCTGCAGCTTCTGAGGGACTGCGAAAAGCCAGAGGAGACCTGCTCTGTCTACAGGGACATGGCCGCCATTGAACAGGGCAAAGGTCAACTGGACCGAGCGATGGAGCATCTGTCCAAG GCTCATGCCATTGCCATGAGTCACATCCCAGAGCAGCTAGAGGGGGCTCGGGTCTCCCATAGCCTGGCCCTGgtcgtctctgctgcagcagagcgcaGTG CTTCTGCAGCTCAGTACTTTGAGCAGAGTTTAGCCGCGTACGAGGCGTCTGTAGGTCGCCAGGATCCGGCCTTTCTCGCCGCCCAGgatgatttctgtcatttcctcctccttagCGGACAGCAAGAG AGATGCGTGGGGATCCAGCAGGCCTCTCTTGCTTCGAAGAGATCTACCTTTGGTGACCTGAGCGCTGAGGTAGCAGACACTCTTCAGCTTATAGCAAGCGTGGAGATGAGCGAAGGGAGGATGAGGCAGGCCTACAAGACTATGGCGGAG TGTCTGGAGGTCCAGAGTTTGCTGTACGGCCCCCAGCACAAGAAGACACAGGCTACACAGCAGGCGGTGGAGATGCTGGCACG GGCACCGGAGGTGGCGGAGGCTCCACAGAAGCAAAGTAGAAGAACTACGTGGCAATGA
- the ttc23 gene encoding tetratricopeptide repeat protein 23 isoform X1 produces MDGAQPGTKTRSRSFDSPTEGGGADLGSDALRASATHCAKKEPAIIPPEEKLKHFEEQARMHEGSGEFDACIQDLVHCVALTRLVHGKEHLEVAQAHGRLAEAYLRLKGWGPQAQEHSARAREALPFCPVASCSAHTLQLLLHTHLTAGGAALLTHTLEEAQSSFLEAEQILGALRRRGGVSEEEEVKTQLRISAGLCRVYRGQNRPDKALNQCEKSLQLLRDCEKPEETCSVYRDMAAIEQGKGQLDRAMEHLSKAHAIAMSHIPEQLEGARVSHSLALVVSAAAERSASAAQYFEQSLAAYEASVGRQDPAFLAAQDDFCHFLLLSGQQERCVGIQQASLASKRSTFGDLSAEVADTLQLIASVEMSEGRMRQAYKTMAECLEVQSLLYGPQHKKTQATQQAVEMLARAPEVAEAPQKQSRRTTWQ; encoded by the exons ATGGACGGAGCTCAACCAGGCACGAAAACACGAAGCAGGTCCTTCGATTCGCCAACTGA GGGCGGGGGTGCGGACCTCGGTTCCGATGCGTTGAGGGCCTCAGCGACCCACTGTGCTAAGAAGGAACCGGCAATTATTCCACCGGAAGAAAAACTCAAACACTTTGAGGAACAAGCCCGGATGCACGAGGGCAGCGGGGAG TTTGACGCTTGCATCCAGGACCTTGTTCACTGCGTGGCTCTGACCAGACTCGTCCACGGGAAGGAGCACCTGGAAGTGGCCCAGGCCCACGGCAGACTGGCTGAGGCCTACTTACGTCTCAAAG gCTGGGGACCGCAGGCCCAGGAGCACTCAGCCCGGGCCAGGGAGGCGCTGCCCTTCTGCCCCGTGGCCTCCTGCTCAGcgcacacgctgcagctcctcctgcacacacacctcaccgCGGGGGGCGCCGCGCTGCTCACTCACAC TCTGGAGGAGGCTCAGTCCTCCTttctggaggcagagcagattCTCGGGGCACTTCGTCGCCGCGGCGGcgtcagcgaggaggaggaggtgaaaacCCAGCTGAGGATCTCAGCCGGCCTGTGCAG AGTCTACAGGGGCCAGAACAGACCAGACAAAGCCCTGAACCAGTGTGAGAAGTCGCTGCAGCTTCTGAGGGACTGCGAAAAGCCAGAGGAGACCTGCTCTGTCTACAGGGACATGGCCGCCATTGAACAGGGCAAAGGTCAACTGGACCGAGCGATGGAGCATCTGTCCAAG GCTCATGCCATTGCCATGAGTCACATCCCAGAGCAGCTAGAGGGGGCTCGGGTCTCCCATAGCCTGGCCCTGgtcgtctctgctgcagcagagcgcaGTG CTTCTGCAGCTCAGTACTTTGAGCAGAGTTTAGCCGCGTACGAGGCGTCTGTAGGTCGCCAGGATCCGGCCTTTCTCGCCGCCCAGgatgatttctgtcatttcctcctccttagCGGACAGCAAGAG AGATGCGTGGGGATCCAGCAGGCCTCTCTTGCTTCGAAGAGATCTACCTTTGGTGACCTGAGCGCTGAGGTAGCAGACACTCTTCAGCTTATAGCAAGCGTGGAGATGAGCGAAGGGAGGATGAGGCAGGCCTACAAGACTATGGCGGAG TGTCTGGAGGTCCAGAGTTTGCTGTACGGCCCCCAGCACAAGAAGACACAGGCTACACAGCAGGCGGTGGAGATGCTGGCACG GGCACCGGAGGTGGCGGAGGCTCCACAGAAGCAAAGTAGAAGAACTACGTGGCAATGA